In one Diprion similis isolate iyDipSimi1 chromosome 6, iyDipSimi1.1, whole genome shotgun sequence genomic region, the following are encoded:
- the LOC124407055 gene encoding E3 ubiquitin-protein ligase RNF185-like isoform X2, translated as MSTAKEQPGPSKPSGSAQEEKERDERMFECNICLDTAKDAVVSMCGHLFCWPCLYQWLETRPARQLCPVCKAAISKEKVIPLYGRGITKQEDPRNNVPPRPAGQRSEPEANAGFSGFGFGEGGFHMSFGIGAFPFGFFTSTFNFGETRPGAAPRGSPQFEEEQFLSKVFLWVALLFICWLLMA; from the exons ATGAGCACTGCGAAAGAACAGCCGGGGCCCTCGAAGCCTTCGGGGTCAGCGcaggaggaaaaagaaagggaTGAACGCATGTTCGAATGCAATATATGTCTGGATACAGCTAAAGATGCTGTGGTCAGCATGTGCGGACATTTATTTTG TTGGCCATGTCTTTATCAATGGTTAGAAACCCGACCTGCAAGGCAACTCTGTCCTGTCTGTAAGGCTGCGATTAGTAAAGAAAAAGTTATTCCATTGTATGGACGCGGAATTACCAAACAAGAAGATCCAAG AAATAACGTTCCGCCTCGACCAGCTGGACAAAGATCAGAACCTGAAGCTAATGCAGGATTCTCAGGATTTGGATTCGGTGAAGGCGGCTTTCACATGTCTTTTGGCATCGGCGCATTTCCATTTGGTTTCTTTACATCTACTTTCAATTTTGGAGAGACAAGACCTGGCGCAG CTCCTCGTGGCAGCCCTCAATTCGAAGAAGAGCAGTTCTTATCCAAAGTATTTCTGTGGGTCGCATTGCTGTTCATCTGTTGGTTACTCATGGCATAA
- the LOC124407055 gene encoding E3 ubiquitin-protein ligase RNF185-like isoform X1 yields the protein MWEPAEMSTAKEQPGPSKPSGSAQEEKERDERMFECNICLDTAKDAVVSMCGHLFCWPCLYQWLETRPARQLCPVCKAAISKEKVIPLYGRGITKQEDPRNNVPPRPAGQRSEPEANAGFSGFGFGEGGFHMSFGIGAFPFGFFTSTFNFGETRPGAAPRGSPQFEEEQFLSKVFLWVALLFICWLLMA from the exons GAGCCTGCTGAGATGAGCACTGCGAAAGAACAGCCGGGGCCCTCGAAGCCTTCGGGGTCAGCGcaggaggaaaaagaaagggaTGAACGCATGTTCGAATGCAATATATGTCTGGATACAGCTAAAGATGCTGTGGTCAGCATGTGCGGACATTTATTTTG TTGGCCATGTCTTTATCAATGGTTAGAAACCCGACCTGCAAGGCAACTCTGTCCTGTCTGTAAGGCTGCGATTAGTAAAGAAAAAGTTATTCCATTGTATGGACGCGGAATTACCAAACAAGAAGATCCAAG AAATAACGTTCCGCCTCGACCAGCTGGACAAAGATCAGAACCTGAAGCTAATGCAGGATTCTCAGGATTTGGATTCGGTGAAGGCGGCTTTCACATGTCTTTTGGCATCGGCGCATTTCCATTTGGTTTCTTTACATCTACTTTCAATTTTGGAGAGACAAGACCTGGCGCAG CTCCTCGTGGCAGCCCTCAATTCGAAGAAGAGCAGTTCTTATCCAAAGTATTTCTGTGGGTCGCATTGCTGTTCATCTGTTGGTTACTCATGGCATAA